From a single Arachis hypogaea cultivar Tifrunner chromosome 3, arahy.Tifrunner.gnm2.J5K5, whole genome shotgun sequence genomic region:
- the LOC112790597 gene encoding uncharacterized protein, with amino-acid sequence MTTLLLGEFAAPVIFMGLMAASCITIMNIVHQVGCTTRADQEGCAVTFVTDNDRSLLKAINFNSCLVLYSVVLVCFFSAAWNFNSELLFTVIFFPTPPNFAGMIS; translated from the exons ATGACGACGCTCCTCTTAGGAGAGTTTGCAGCACCGGTGATCTTCAT GGGACTCATGGCAGCATCATGCATAACAATAATGAA CATTGTTCATCAAGTGGGTTGTACAACAAGAGCTGACCAAGAAGGATGCGCCGTTACATTTGTGACTGATAATGACCGGTCACTTCTAAAAGCAATT AACTTCAATTCATGCTTGGTTCTCTACTCTGTTGTCTTGGTATGTTTTTTCTCTGCTGCTTGGAACTTCAATTCAGAACTTCTCTTTACTGTTATCTTTTTCCCCACACCACCAAATTTTGCAGGTATGATTTCTTAG